GAAGGTCCCGGACGCACGCCCGACGTCGCTGGCCCTGCAGGGTTGTTCCTCCCCACCGGCGTGGATGGCCCTGACGGGATGGCGGTCTCGGCGTACCCGGGCGCAGCCAACCCGGTCGTCCAGCTGTCGGCCTACACCGGCGACCTGGGTCTCGACGACGGCACGCCGCAATCCGTGTACTCCCTGGACTTCAGTGACCTCGAGCGGGTGCTCGGCCCGGACGACAAGCCGTGGCGGGTGTCCCTCCTCCCGGGCGAGACCGTGCAACTGCCGAACGGGTTGGGGTCCGTGACCTTCGACGGGCTCTCGCGATTCGCCAACTTCCAGGTGGCCCGCGACCCCGGCAAGGAGATCTCCCTGGTGGCAGCGATCCTGCTGATGCTCGGGCTCACCACGTCGCTGGCCGTGCCCCGGCGTCGAGTGTGGGTCCGCCGCGGTACGGACGGGACCGTCGAGCTCGCCGGCCGCTCCCTGTCCCGTCGACCCGCGCCACCCGACGAGCTCGACGACCTCGCGGCCGCCATCGGGTTGAAGCCACTGCATGCCGAACAGCGACGAATGGAGTCACAGTGATGTACGTCGACTCGGCCCGGTGGTCCGACACACTCGTGACCACCGCGCTGGCCATCTTCTCGCTCGCCCTCGTGGCATATGCGCTGACGGCAGCGCTGACGCGCGCCCGGGCCGGTCGCGCGAGGCTGGATCCGGCCGTCGTTGGCCCCGCCGGCGCGGTCCAGCCGTCCGATGGCCCACTGCTGAACGAGCACCGGGCAGGTGCCGTCAGCCGCAGCGCCACCGCACTGATGGTGCTGGGCACGGTGTCACTGTCCCTTGCTGTCGTGGCCCGGGGGCTGGCGGCCGGACGCGCGCCCTGGGGCAACATGTACGAGTTCGGGCTGACCGGAGCCGCTTCCGTCGCCGTGGCATTTCTCGTCCTCAGCCGCGGGCGGGCGATCAGCAGCCTCGCACCTTGGACGGTCGCGATCGTCCTGGTGTTGCTCGGCGTCTCGGTCACGTCGCTCTACACACCCGTGGACGACCTCGTCCCCGTCCTGAACTCACGATGGCTCGTCGTCCACGTCGCGGCCGCGATCATCGCCGGTGGACTGTTCACGATCGGCGCAGTGGCGACCGTTGCCCATCTGGTGCGGCAGTGGCGCAACAAGGGCGACGCGCCAGCCGACGACCAGCTCTCGGAGCTCGCGCACACCGTGCACCTCGTGGCGTTCCCCATCTGGACGTTCGCCGTCATCGCCGGCGCCGTGTGGGCAGAGAACGCCTGGGGTCGCTACTGGGGCTGGGACCCGAAGGAGACCTGGGCGTTCATCACCTGGGTGTTCTACGCCGC
This Nocardioides palaemonis DNA region includes the following protein-coding sequences:
- the ccsA gene encoding cytochrome c biogenesis protein CcsA produces the protein MTTALAIFSLALVAYALTAALTRARAGRARLDPAVVGPAGAVQPSDGPLLNEHRAGAVSRSATALMVLGTVSLSLAVVARGLAAGRAPWGNMYEFGLTGAASVAVAFLVLSRGRAISSLAPWTVAIVLVLLGVSVTSLYTPVDDLVPVLNSRWLVVHVAAAIIAGGLFTIGAVATVAHLVRQWRNKGDAPADDQLSELAHTVHLVAFPIWTFAVIAGAVWAENAWGRYWGWDPKETWAFITWVFYAAHLHALSTVGWRRRAGLLAVAGFLAFLFNFFGVNIWIPGLHSYAGV